In a single window of the Littorina saxatilis isolate snail1 linkage group LG5, US_GU_Lsax_2.0, whole genome shotgun sequence genome:
- the LOC138967149 gene encoding sodium-dependent lysophosphatidylcholine symporter 1-A-like (The sequence of the model RefSeq protein was modified relative to this genomic sequence to represent the inferred CDS: added 119 bases not found in genome assembly), with product MANQGKRYMRMTDPEPEETLLPLWQKLCFAVGGVPYQMTTTVIGFFLNIFLLEVAELRPGYVAIVLFSGKAWDAVTDPTCGFLVQRTRTRWGRLRPWILFSAPFAVSTYFLLFYVPGKYKEEIEEGRNPTTDISMEGRLGYYLVMFCLFEGFLSCLHVPYTSLTMLVTTKQKERDSVTAFRMVFEAVGVLAAVVIQGQLVADTRCNGEEDIEKKRTIQDMIDQEWAYRTGSFIVVGLYLVCCLTVFFGVKEKEPTENDAQETTGFFAGLKLVFSYGPYMKAAMAFLFLSLAVGIVQGNVALYCTHSLKMGGSFSLFVLVLLSISIVSMPVWQCIVVRFGKKKAYAAGMILLIPTFSSLMYIPEKSMAAFYVVIVFAGFGISVALLLPWSVLPDVLDLFMLEKKTRQDAIFYAFYVFFNKLAIGLGLGLSQLALSVGGYKTGECHQPSSVGETLRLLVTPAPVVCVLIALIFLWLYPIDEKRRMQIRQDILLYQERTQPPLDASQATMSYESITVPAAATTSNDITHL from the exons TACATGAGGATGACGGATCCAGAACCAGAGGAGACGCTCCTGCCGCTGTGGCAAAAACTGTGTTTCGCTGTGGGAGGGGTGCCTTACCAGATGACCACCACTGTTATTGGCTTCTTCCTCAACATCTTTCTCCTCGAGGTGGCGGAG CTGCGACCTGGTTACGTGGCCATTGTGCTGTTCAGTGGCAAAGCGTGGGACGCCGTCACGGACCCCACGTGCGGCTTCCTCGTGCAGCGAACGCGCACACGATGGGGACGACTTCGACCTTG GATTCTGTTCTCCGCACCGTTTGCTGTCAGCACCTACTTCCTGTTGTTCTACGTGCCAGGCAAGTACAAGGAAGAAATAGAAGAAGGACGCAACCCGACAACTGACATCAGCATGGAGGGGAGGCTGGGATACTACCTCGTCATGTTCTGTCTTTTTGAGGGATTTCTGTCC TGTCTTCACGTTCCCTACACGTCATTGACAATGCTCGTCACAACCAAACAGAAAGAGCGGGACTCCGTCACAGCTTTCC GGATGGTGTTCGAGGCGGTCGGGGTGCTGGCCGCTGTGGTCATCCAGGGACAGCTGGTGGCCGACACACGCTGCAACGGGGAGGAGGACATCGAGAAAAAACGGACCATACAGGACATGATAGACCAG GAATGGGCGTACCGGACAGGATCCTTCATCGTAGTGGGGCTCTACTTGGTGTGCTGCCTCACGGTCTTCTTTGGTGTCAAGGAAAAAGAAC ATTGTACAAGGCAACGTGGCTCTGTACTGCACGCACTCTCTCAAGATGGGGGGCTCgttctctttatttgtcttgGTACTATTG TCTATATCCATAGTGTCCATGCCGGTGTGGCAATGCATTGTGGTTCGTTTCGGTAAGAAGAAGGCCTATGCAGCAGGAATGATT CTACTGATTCCAACCTTTTCTTCCCTGATGTACATCCCTGAGAAAAGTATGGCCGCCTTCTACGTGGTCATCGTCTTCGCTGGCTTCGGCATCTCTGTCGCCCTGCTTCTGCCCTG GTCAGTATTGCCCGATGTGCTGGATCTGTTCATGCTGGAGAAGAAGACACGACAGGACGCCATTTTCTACGCTTTCTACGTATTCTTCAACAAACTCGCCATCGGGCTGGGGCTTGGCCTTTCTCAACTGGCTCTGTC GGTGGGCGGTTACAAGACGGGTGAGTGCCATCAGCCGAGCAGCGTGGGGGAGACGCTACGATTGCTGGTGACGCCGGCACccgttgtgtgtgtgctcatAGCGCTCATCTTCCTCTGGCTCTATCCCATCGACGAGAAGCGCCGTATGCAGATACGACAGGATATCCTACTTTATCA GGAGAGGACCCAACCTCCTCTCGATGCGTCCCAAGCCACCATGAGCTATGAAAGTATAACCGTCCCGGCTGCTGCGACCACTTCCAATGACATCACGCATTTGTAG